Part of the Moraxella ovis genome is shown below.
CTAATGACGCTGCACACCAAATTCTTGCTCAAACCGCACGCTAAGGAGCTCAGCGATGGCTTTTGAATTGGGTAACAATGAAGACAACGGTATGAATGAGATGAATCTCATTCCGCTCATTGACATCATGCTCGTTCTTATGATTATCTTTTTGGTAACAGCAACAGTACTCAATCCGACCGTACCGCTTGATTTGCCAAAAACCACGGCCAGCGTCAATGAGCAGCCGCCAGAGGTTCTACAAGTCAGCATCGACAGTCAAGGGGACATTTTTTGGGACAGCGAGAAAATCGACCTTGACGAGTTGAAGACTCGCTTTGCCAACCAAGTGGCAGAAGGCAAGGACCCACAAGTTCAGTT
Proteins encoded:
- a CDS encoding ExbD/TolR family protein, producing the protein MAFELGNNEDNGMNEMNLIPLIDIMLVLMIIFLVTATVLNPTVPLDLPKTTASVNEQPPEVLQVSIDSQGDIFWDSEKIDLDELKTRFANQVAEGKDPQVQLRADREGKYDMVAQVLATASTTGLSKIAFVNE